GATGTGCAGGCGAAAAACCCGTGGGCCAAGCCGCTCCATCAGGTTCAGGCCGATCTGAAGTAATGTTTAAAGCGCAGGATGCTGTCGGAGCTTTCTCCACAGCCGGAGAGAGTGTAAGTAATCAGTCAGCATGAAAAAGAATCGCGCTTTTTTGAAATGGGCAGGGGGGAAATACCCCCTGCTGGACGATATCGGAAGGCATCTGCCAAAGGGTGAATGCCTGATCGAGCCGTTCGTCGGCGCGGGTTCGGTGTTTCTTAACACTTCGTTCTCCCGCTACATCCTCGCTGATATCAACAGCGATTTGATTAGTCTCTATAACATCGTCAAAAACCGCCCTGATGAATACGTTCAGCATGCGCGCGAATTGTTCATGCCTGCGACGAACCAGTCGGTGATTTACTATCAGCTGCGTGAGGAATTTAACCAGTGCCAGGATCCGTTCCGGCGCGCGCTGCTGTTTTTGTACCTCAACCGACATGGTTATAACGGCCTGTGCCGTTATAACCTGCGGGGCGAATTTAATGTGCCGTTCGGTCGCTATAAGAAACCCTATTTTCCGGAAGCGGAGTTGTATCACTTCGCGGAAAAAGCGCAGAATGCCTTTTTTTACTGCGAATCCTATGCCGACAGCATGGCGCGCGCTGACGAAAATTCAGTCGTCTACTGCGATCCGCCCTATGCCCCGCTTTCTGCAACGGCAAACTTTACGGCGTACCACACAAATAGTTTCAGTCTGGAGCAGCAGGCGCACCTTGCCGCCATTGCTGAGAATCTGGTGCAGAACCGGATCCCGGTATTGATTTCCAACCACGACACTGCGTTGACGCGTGAGTGGTATCATCAGGCAAAATTGCATGTGGTGAAAGTGCGCCGCAGTATCAGCAGTAACGGCGGCACACGTAAAAAGGTGGATGAATTGCTGGCGCTCTATCGCCCGGCGACACCTTAACTCGCTTTCGCCGCGTTGCCAGACCCTATTTTCTCAAGGAGATGCGGATGAAACAGTATTTGATTGCCCCTTCGATTTTATCGGCTGACTTTGCTCGCCTGGGCGAAGACACTGCCAACGCGCTGGCCGCTGGCGGCGACGTTGTCCACTTCGATGTGATGGACAACCATTACGTACCGAACCTGACTATCGGGCCGATGGTGCTCAAAGCGCTGCGCAACTACGGCATCACCGCGCCTATCGACGTGCATTTGATGGTGAAACCGGTTGACCGCCTGGTGCCGGATTTCGCCGCCGCAGGTGCGAGCATCATTACCTTTCATCCCGAAGCTTCCGAGCATGTTGACCGCACGCTGCAACTGATCAAAGAGCAGGGTTGTAAAGCGGGGCTGGTGTTTAACCCGGCGACGCCGCTGAGCTACCTGGATTATGTGCTGGACAAGCTGGATGTGATCCTACTGATGTCAGTGAACCCCGGTTTTGGTGGTCAGTCCTTTATTCCGCATACGCTGGATAAACTGCGCGAAGTTCGCCGCCGCATTGATGCTTCCGGTTTTGATATTCGTCTGGAAGTCGATGGCGGGGTTAAAGCCAGCAATATCGGCGAGATTGCCGCTGCTGGTGCGGATATGTTCGTGGCGGGTTCAGCAATTTTTGATAAGCCGGATTACAAACAGGTTATTGATGAAATGCGTAGCGAACTGGCGAAGGTAAGTCATGGATAAATTGCAGTCAATTCAAGGTGTGGCGTTCGATCTGGATGGCACGCTGGTGGATAGCGCGCCGGGGTTGACGGCCGCCGTAGACAGCGCGTTGTATGCGCTGGAACTCCCTCAGGCCGGTGAAGCGCGCGTGGTGACCTGGATTGGTAACGGCGCGGATGTGCTGATGGAACGCGCATTCCACTGGTCGCGCCAGGAACGCTCTATTCAGCGTGCTGCGCAGGGCAAGCCAGACATTGAAGAGCATGTTGCGCAGGGAGAGCAGATTCGCATGCTGCGTAAGTTGTTTAATCATTATTACGAAGAGACGGTGGAAGAGGGCAGTTTTCTGTTTCCGGATGTGGCTGACACCCTGGCGGCGCTGCACGCCAAAGGCATGCCGTTGGCGCTGGTGACCAACAAACCGACGCCGTTTGTCGCTCCACTGCTGGAAGCGCTTGATATCGCACAATTCTTCTCGTTTGTCGCCGGCGGCGACGATGTGGTGAACAAAAAGCCGCACCCGGAACCGTTGCTTCTGGTGTGTAAAAAGCTCAATATTCAGCCTCACGAGCTACTTTTCGTGGGTGATTCGCGTAACGATATCCTGGCGGCGAAAGCGGCAGGCAGCGTTTCTGTGGGCCTGACTTACGGTTATAACTACGGCGAAGCGATCACCCTGAGCGAACCAGACCTCGTCTTTGATCACTTTAAGGACTTACTGCCCGCATTTGGGCTTTCGCATATTGAACATCAGGAAATGAAAAATGACTAAGCCCATCGTCTTTAGTGGCGCACAGCCCTCAGGTGAACTAACCATTGGCAACTATATGGGTGCGCTGCGTCAGTGGGTAAACATGCAGGACGACTACCACTGTATTTATTGTATCGTTGACCAGCACGCAATTACCGTGCGTCAGGATCCGCAGGCGCTGCGTAAAGCGACGCTGGATACGCTGGCGCTGTATCTGGCCTGTGGTATTGATCCGCAGAAAAGTACTATTTTCGTTCAGTCGCATGTGACTGAACATGCCCAGTTGGGCTGGGCGCTGAACTGCTACACCTATTTTGGTGAGCTGAGCCGTATGACGCAGTTCAAAGACAAATCTGCTCGCTATGCGGAAAACATCAACGCCGGTCTGTTTGATTATCCAGTACTGATGGCGGCGGATATTTTGCTGTATCAGACCAATCAGGTGCCGGTTGGGGAAGATCAGAAACAGCATCTGGAACTGAGCCGCGATATCGCTCAGCGTTTTAACGCAATCTACGGCGATATCTTTAAAGTGCCGGAACCGTTCATTCCGAAATCCGGTGCGCGCGTGATGTCACTGCTGGAGCCGACGAAGAAAATGTCTAAGTCGGACGATAACCGTAATAACGTGATTGGCCTGCTGGAAGATCCGAAATCCGTGGTGAAGAAAATCAAACGCGCGGTGACCGATTCCGACGAGCCGCCGGTTGTGCGTTATGATATCGCCAACAAAGCGGGCGTTTCCAACCTGCTGGATATTCTCTCCGCCGTTACCGGCCAGAGCATTCCGGAGCTGGAACAGCACTTCGAAGGCAAAATGTACGGTCATCTGAAAGGCGAAGTGGCGGAAGCGGTTTCCGGCATGCTGACCGAGTTGCAGGAGCGTTATCATCGCTACCGCAATGACGAAGCTTTCCTGCAGCAGGTGATGAAAGAGGGGGCCGAGAAAGCCAGCGCACGCGCCTCTGAAACGCTGAAGAAAGTCTACGAAGCGATTGGCTTTGTCGCCAAACCGTAATTGATAATTGCCGGATGAGCGAAGCCGCCATCCGGCAATTTATTTCAAAACCACTTCAGCTTATCGCGTAGCGCCACGACGCGACCCACAATAATCAGCGCCGGGCTTTCCACCTGCTGCGCCAGTTCGCCGAGTTGCGATAAATCACCACTCACCACACGCTGCTGTACCGAGGTCCCGTTTTCCACCAGCGCCACTGGCATATCGGTCTGCATACCGTGTTCAATGAGCTGTGCCTGAATGGTGGCGGCCTGATTTAAGCCCATATAAAACACCAGCGTCTGTTTTTCTGCCGCCAGGTTGGCCCAGTCCAGCTCGCTGCCAGTTTTCAGATGCCCCGTTACCAGCCGTACGCTTTGCGCATAATCGCGGTGCGTCAGGGGAATGCCTGAATAGGCCGAACAGCCGGATGCCGCGGTAATCCCCGGTACAACGGAGAAGGGAATTCCTGCATGGCACAAGGTTTCCAGCTCTTCACCGCCGCGGCCGAAAATGAACGGATCGCCGCCCTTCAGACGCACAACGCGTTTGCCCTGCTTCGCTTCGCGCAGCAGGATCTGGTTGATCTCTTCCTGCGGCACGCAGTGATAGCCTGCGCGTTTACCGACAAAGACACGATCGGCGTCGCGGCGCACCAGATTCATGATCTCATCGGAAACCAGACGATCGTAGACCACCACATCGGCCTGCTGGATCTGCTGCAAACCTTTCAACGTCAGCAATCCGGCATCGCCAGGACCTGCGCCCACCAGCACCACTTCGCCACGGTTATCCAGCGGTTCGGTCAGCAATTGTTCGGTGATTTTCTCTACCGCCGAAGTATTCTGGTTCGCCAGAGATTGCGCCAGCCGGTCGTTAACAAACAGTTTCTCCCAGAAACGGCGGCGTTCGCCGACGCTGGCGAACTGGCGCTTTACGCGACTGCGTAGCTTACCGGCAAAGTGGGCAACATGGCCGAGATGCTGCGGCAGCAGCGATTCCAGCTTCTCACGCAGCAAACGCGCCAGTACCGGCGAAGTGCCGCCGGAGGAGACGGCCACCATCAGCGGTGAGCGGTCAATAATTGACGGCATGATAAAACTCGCCTGCGTGGGAGCATCGACCACATTACAGAAGATGCGGCGCGCTTCAGCCGCAGCGCTGACCTGCTGGTTAACGGCTTCGTTATCCGTGGCGGCGATAGCCAGCCAGCAATCATCAAGCAGCGTCTCTTCGAACGCGCCTTCCGCCAGCGTCAGCATGCCTTCTGCCGCCCAGACGGTAAACTGCGGCGTAAACGCGAGTGCGTTAACGGTCAGCCGGGCGCCTGCGTCCATCAGCAGCCGGGCTTTGCGTTCGGCAACATCGCCGCCGCCAACCAGCAGGCATGCACGATCGCGTAATTGACAGAAAATGGGCAAATGATCCACGACATTACCTCGGTATTGTTGTTGTTCGACGTAGCATACCAGCAAGAGAACTGCGGAAGTTAAGGGAATCTTGAAGGCGCGGGAGCGTTGCGCTCCCGCTGGAGAGTCAGGCTTTGATCTGGACTTCGCCCTCTTTTACTCGCGCGTCGAAATGCGCGACAGAACGGCTTTCATCCTCCATACACAGGCCATCGCGCAGACGGAAACGCTGTTTTTTCAGCGGGCTTGCCACCCATAGATCGCCCTGATGCTCGGCGATAATCCCACGCGAAAGCACACTGGCTTCAAAGAAGGGATCAATATTACTGATGGCAAAAACCTGATCGTCATGGCGCGGGCGGAAAACGGCGACTTGTTTGCCGTTTACCAGCGCGCAGACGCCGGTGGCAGGCACGATGTCATCGATTTTGCAGATAGTGTTCCACTGGCTCATGCGTTTTCCTCCACTAATACGACCGGAATACGTTCATAGGGCGTTGCCGGGCGATGTTGTTCGCGTTCCGGTACCACTTGCACATTCGGGTCGCGGCGATCGCTGTTGATAAAGTGTTTGAAGCGCGTCTGGGCAGCAGGCGTGTTCACGGTTTCTGTCCATTCGCAAATTACCGCTTCACGCAGGCGGGTCATCTCTTCTTCCAGTTGCGCGTCAAAGCCCAGCTTGTCGTCGATAATCACGCTTTTCAGGTACTCAATGCCGCCTTCCATGCTCTCCAGCCAGGAAGCGGTACGGGTGAGCTTGTCGGCGGTGCGGATGTAAAACATCATAAAGCGATCGAGGTATTGCAGCAGGGTTTCACGGTCGAGATCGGCAGCCAGCAGATCCGCATGGCGCGGTTTCATACCGCCGTTACCGCAAACATACAGGTTCCAGCCCTTTTCGGTGGCGATAACGCCGACATCTTTCCCCTGCGCTTCCGCACACTCGCGGGTACAACCGGAAACGCCGAATTTCATTTTGTGTGGCGTACGGATGCCTTTGTAGCGATTCTCCAGTTCGACGCCAAAGCCAACGCTGTCGCCAACGCCGTAGCGACACCAGGTGGAGCCAACGCAGGTTTTCGCCATACGTAATGCTTTAGCGTACGCATGGCCCGTTTCGAAACCGGCGTCGATAAGTTGACGCCAGATTTCCGGTAGATCGTCTTTTTGCGCGCCGAACAGGCCGATACGCTGCGAACCGGTGATTTTGGTGTACAGGTTAAATTCACGGGCGATACGGCCCACTTCCATCAACCCTTCTGGCGTGATTTCGCCGCCTGCGGAGCGCGGGATCACCGAATACGTACCGTCTTTCTGGATATTGGCGAGGAAGTTGTCGTTGGTGTCCTGCAACGGCGTATGTTGTGGTTTCAGGATGTACTCGTTCCAGCAGGAAGCGAGCAGCGAACCAATGGTCGGTTTACATACTTCGCAGCCGTAGCCTTTACCGTATTTCGCCAGCAGCTCGTCGAAGGATTTAATCCCTTCCACGCGGATCAGGTGATACAACTCCTGGCGCGAGTAGGCAAAGTGCTCGCACAGATTGTTGGTGACTTCGATACCCTGTTTTGCCAGTTCTGCGTTCAGCACTTGCGTCACCAGCGGGATACAACCGCCGCAGCCGGTACCGGCTTTGGTTTCGGCTTTCAGCGCAGCAACGGTATGACAGCCTTTATTGATGGCGGCGATCAGCGTGCCTTTGGTCACGTCGAAGCAGGAGCAGATTTGCGCGCTGTCCGGCAGCTTATCGACACCGATTGACGGTTTGCCGCTGCTGGCATGTGCAGGCAGGATCAGCGCATCCGGATTCTCAGGCAGTTCGATGGCGTTGAGCACCAGTTGCAGCAGGTTGCCGAAATCGCTGGTGTCGCCCACCAGCACCGCGCCGAGCAGGGTTTTGTTATCCGGGCTGACGATCAGGCGCTTGTAAACCTCTTTGCTTTCGTCGAGATAAACATAGCTGCGAGAACCCGGCGTACGGCCATGCGCATCGCCGATACCGCCCACATCAACACCGAGCAACTTCAGTTTGGCGCTGAGATCCGCGCCTTCAAAGGCATTTTGCGTACCCAGAATATGATCTACAGCGACCTGCGCCATTTTATAACCCGGCGCGACCAGGCCATACACGCGGTTATTCCAGTTGGCGCATTCGCCGATGGCGTAGATGTTCGGATCGGAGGTCTGGCAGTTATCGTTGATCACGATACCGCCACGTTGCGCCACTTCCAGGCCGCACTGCGTCGCCAGCTTGTCGCGCGGTCGGATACCGGTTGAGAAGACGATAAAGTCCACTTCCAGCTCGCTGCCGTCGGCAAAGCGCATGGTTTTGCGCGCTTCGCTGCCTTCCTGCACGATCTCTTTGGTGTTTTTGCTGGTGTGAACGCGCACGCCCATGCTTTCGATTTTACGCTTCAGCTGTTCGCCGCCCATCTGATCGAGTTGCTCGGCCATCAGCATCGGGGCGAATTCGATCACATGCGTTTCGACGCCGAGATTTTTCAGCGCGCCAGCGGCTTCCAGGCCCAGCAGGCCGCCGCCGACCACCGCGCCACGACGGCTACGACGCGCGCAGGCTTCAATGGCGTTTAAATCTTCAATGGTGCGGTAGACGAAGCAGTCCTGCGTTTCCGAGCCTTTGATCGGAGGGATCCACGGATAGGAGCCGGTCGCCATGATCAGCTTGTCGTAATAGACTGTGCGCCCGGCGCTGGAGTGGATCACTTTTTCCTGCCGATTGATGGTAATGGCGCGTTCGCCTACCAGCACTTTTACACCGTGTTTTTCGTAAAAACCTTCGCGAACCAGCGACAACTCTTCGGCAGTATGATGAGAAAAATAGGATGAGAGATGGACGCGGTCGTAGGCTTTACGCGGCTCTTCACAAAAGACAGTAATATCGAACTGAGCGGCGTCGGTTTTATCGAGGAGATCCTCAATAAAACGGTGGCCGACCATGCCGTTACCGATAATAGCGAGTTTGACTTTGCTCATTTTTGCCTCGATTTCTTTTCTATTACCTCCTACCTTAACGATTCAGCCCCCCTACTTATTGATGTGCATCAAATACATCTTCGCCTACCACTTAATGAGTAGCTCATTGATTTTTCTTGGTTTTTATAAGTTGCGGATATCCATGGCTTTTATGGTTTGCGTTAAATGTGTGCAAAAAAAAGCGGGTTTTTGCTCGCGTCTCTGATACAAGATATCTGACGAAAACACGGAGGCATGCTATGTCGGCAACACCGCTTTGGTTGGTTCAGAATGTGCATTTACCCGATCGTGAAGGGCTGTGGCAAATCGCCATTGAGCAGGGGTGCTTTGGCGAAATTACGCCGATGGGCGCAACGCATAGCGATAGCCTCGAAGTGCTGAATGCTCGCGGCGGCCTGGCGCTGCCGCCGTTTATCGAACCGCATATCCACCTTGATACTACGCAAACCGCCGGTGAACCGAACTGGAACCAGTCCGGCACGCTGTTTGAGGGGATTGAACGCTGGGCGGAACGCAAGGCGTTGCTTAGCCATGAGGATGTGAAAGCACGCGCCTGGCAGACGCTGAAGTGGCAAATGGCCAATGGCGTGCAGCATGTGCGCACCCATGTTGATGTCTCCGATCCTTCCCTGACCGCACTGAAAGCGATGCTGGAAGTGAAAGCGGAGGTCGCGCCGTGGATCGATCTGCAGATTGTCGCGTTTCCACAGGAAGGCATTCTCTCTTACCCCAATGGTGCGGAGTTGCTGGAAGAGGCGTTACATCTGGGTGCCGATGTTGTCGGGGCGATCCCGCATTTTGAGTTTACCCGCGAGTACGGCGTGGAATCGCTGCATATTGCCTTCGCACTGGCGCAAAAATATGACCGTCCGCTGGATATTCACTGTGATGAGATCGATGACGAGCAGTCGCGTTTTGTCGAGACGGTGGCTGCACTGGCGCTAAAAATGGGTATCGGCCCGCGTGTGACGGCCAGTCATACCACCGCCATGCACTCTTATAATGGCGCTTATACTTCGCGGCTGTTCCGCCTGCTGAAGCTTTCCGGCATCAACTTCGTTGCCAATCCGCTGGTCAATATTCATCTGCAAGGGCGTTTTGATGATTATCCGAAACGTCGGGGCATTACGCGGGTGAAAGAGCTGCTGGCGGCGGAGATCAACGTCTGCTTTGGTCATGATGATGTGTTTGATCCCTGGTATCCGCTCGGTACGGGCAATATGCTGCAGGTGCTGCATATGGGGCTGCATGTCTGCCAGTTGATGGGCTATCAACAAATTGATCAGGGGCTGCGTTTAATCACCCATAACAGCGCCAGAACTTTCGGTCTGACGCAGTACGGTATTGTCCCCGGCAACCCGGCCAATATGATTATTTTGCCGGTGGAAAGCGGGTTTGATGCTGTGCGTTGCCAGGCACCGGTGAGATGGTCTATTCGTCAGGGGCGAGTGATTGCCAGTACGCAGCCTGCGCAAAGTTGGGTGAAGATGGATAGCGGCGGTGAAGAGGTTCAGTTTAGCCGTTATCACACCCGGTAACCTGTGGCGTCAGACCGTATCTTGCGATTGTGAGCGGTCTGATGTTACATATGTTTCCAAATACGTAAAATTAAGTAAAAGGCTGGCCTGCTGGCTGACTGCTCTTTAGAATCAAGCCACTCGCTTTCTTTACTGCACTTCGTTAAGGAAACCCTATGGTTAAATCGACTCTGGCGGCTGTTGTGGCTGTGTTTGCCCTTTCTGCTCTTTCCCCTGCTGCGATAGCTGCAAAAGGCGACCCCCATGTTCTGCTCACCACCTCCGCAGGTAATATCGAACTGGAGCTGAACAACCAGAAAGCCCCTGTGTCGGTGAAAAACTTCCTTGATTATGTTAACAACGGTTTCTACAACAACACGACGTTTCATCGTGTGATCCCGGGGTTCATGGTGCAGGGCGGTGGTTTCAACGAGCAGATGCAACAAAAACAGCCTAACCCGCCGATCAAAAACGAAGCTGACAACGGCCTGCGTAACACGCGCGGCACCATTGCAATGGCGCGTACTGCGGATAAAGACAGCGCAACCAGCCAGTTCTTCATCAACGTTGCGGATAACGCTTTCCTTGACCACGGCCAGCGTGATTTCGGCTATGCGGTATTTGGTAAAGTCGTGAAAGGGATGGATGTGGCGGATAAAATTTCTCAGGTGCCTACGCACGATGTCGGCCCGTACCAGAATGTCCCGTCAAAACCGGTTGTTATCCTTTCCGCAAAAGTGCTGCCGTAACACTCCTTTCGCACGGGTTTTTCGCCCGTGCTTAGTTTGCTTCCCTGCGTAACGTTAAATTGCTGCTTATAATTTGGGCAACTACATGTGCAAACAGGGAGGCGCTATGCCGAAAAAACTCACCGACAGGCAAAAATCCCGTCTCTGGGAGCAGCAGCGTAATGTGAACTTCCAGGCCAGCCGACGACTGGAAGGCGTGGACACTGCGCTGGTGACGCTCACCGCCGAAGAAGCCAACATTCGACTTGCAGAACTCCGGAGGCACTATGAGCGATAAATTTGGCGATGGCCGCGATCCGTACCTCTACCCAGGCCTGAATATGATGCGCAACCTGCTGGGTATTCACCAGGCGCAGCGTCTGGAGCAAGCCGCTTATGAGCTGACGGCACTACGCGCAGCGACGCTCGAACTGGGGCCGCTGGCGCGCGGGCTTCCGCATCTGTGCGCTATTCATCATCACCTTTACCAGGATGTGTTCGACTGGGCCGGGAAGTTCCGGGAAGTGGATATTTACGAGGGCGATACGCGTTTTTGCCATTTCGAATACATCGAAAAAGAGGGCAACGCACTGATGCAGCAACTGGAAGAGGAAGAGTGGCTGTGCGGCCTCTCTTCGGATGCGTTTATTGAACGGCTTGCACACTATTACTGTGAAATCAATGTGCTGCATCCCTTCCGTCTCGGCAATGGCATCGCACAGCGCATCTTTTTTGAACAGCTTGCGCTGCATGCCGGTTACATTCTGGACTGGCGCGGTATCGTGCCTGAACGCTGGAGCGCGGCGAACCAGGCCGGAGCGATGGGGGATTTAGATCCGCTATGCGCCATCTTCCGTAAAGTGGTAAGCGAAGCTGTCGAAAGCGAGTAAACTAGCGCGGTTTATTTTACCGAGGCCGCTATGATCCTGCTTATCGACAATTACGACTCCTTCACCTGGAACCTGTATCAATACTTTTGCGAACTGGGCGCAAGGGTGGAGGTGAGGCGTAACGATGAGCTGGCGCTTGAGGATATTGCCGCGCTGGCACCGCAAAAAATCGTTATCTCGCCTGGTCCCTGTACACCGGATGAGTCCGGTATTTCGCTGGAAGCCATTCGCCATTATGCAGGCAAACTTCCTCTGCTGGGCGTCTGTCTTGGTCATCAGGCGATTGCCCAGGTTTTTGGCGCGAAGATTGTCCGTGCGGCAAAAGTGATGCACGGCAAAACATCGCCCATTACCCATAACAACCGCGGCGTATTTACCGGGCTTAATAATCCGTTAACCGTCACCCGTTACCATTCTTTGGTGATTGACCCGCCTACGCTACCCGCCTGCTTTGAAGTCACTGCACGCACGGAAAGCGGGGAAATAATGGGGATTCGCCACCGGCAGTGGGATCTGGAAGGCGTACAGTTTCACCCGGAAAGCATTCTTAGCGAGCAGGGCCACCAGTTACTGGAAAACTTCCTCAAACGGTGATTTCTGGTTGCCATGCAGTGATTTTTTATGCATATTTCGTGATTATATTTTCATAATCAATGCGACAAAAAACTGGATGGGCAAGACATGGCAACTCAGCAAGACGCGGTAACGCGTGCAAACTTCGATGAAGTGATTCTGCCAATTTACGCACCGGCCGAGTTTATCCCGGTGAAGGGAAAAGGCAGTCGTGTGTGGGATCAGCAGGGTAAAGAGTATGTTGATTTTGCAGGTGGAATTGCGGTAACTGCGTTAGGTCACTGTCATCCCGCGCTGGTAGAAACGTTGAAAACGCAGGGTGAAACGCTGTGGCATATTAGCAATGTGTTCACCAACGAACCGGCTCTGCGTCTGGCGCGTAAACTGATTGACGCGACTTTTGCCGAACGCGTGGTATTTATGAACTCTGGCACGGAAGCGAACGAAACCGCCTTTAAGCTGGCGCGTTTTTATGCATCTACTCGCCATAGTCCGTATAAAACCAAAATTATTGCCTTCCACAATGCCTTCCACGGTCGTTCGCTGTTTACCGTCACGGTGGGTGGTCAGCCGAAATATTCCGATGGCTTTGGCCCGAAACCGGCCGACATCATTCATGTGCCATTCAACGATCTGCACGCGGTGAAAGCTGTCATGGATGATCATACCTGCGCGGTGGTGGTCGAGCCGATCCAGGGCGAAGGCGGTGTTACGGCAGCAACGCCGGAGTTTTTGCAGGGTCTGCGCGAACTGTGCGATCAGCACAAAGCGCTGCTGGTATTTGATGAAGTGCAATGCGGCATGGGCCGTAGCGGCGATCTGTTTGCTTATATGCACTATGGCGTAACGCCGGACATTCTGACCAGTGCGAAAGCGCTGGGGGGCGGTTTCCCGATCAGCGCGATGCTGACGACCAATGAGATCGCCAGCGTGTTCCACGCCGGTTCACATGGCTCCACCTATGGTGGCAATCCGCTGGCCTGCGCGGTTGCGGGAACGGCTTTTGACATTATCAACACGCCGGAAGTGCTCAACGGTGTGAATGCTAAACGCCAGCTTTTCGTCAAGCATTTGCAGCAGATCGGCGAAAAATATCAACTCTTTAGCGAAATTCGCGGCATGGGACTATTGGTTGGCGCTGAATTGACTGCGCCGTTTAAAGGCCGCGCGCGTGATTTTCTCTATGCTGCCGCAGAGGCGGGCGTAATGGTGCTGAACGCCGGTCCGGACGTCATGCGCTTTGCACCGTCGCTGGTTATTGACGAGCAGGATATTGATGAAGGGATGCGCCGCTTTGCCAGCGCAGTCGAGAAAGTGGTTAATGGTTAAGACGTCGGCTTAGCCAAATGCCGTGATGCGGGCGCTGACGCCATGCCACTGACGAAATGGTGTGCATGGTGTTCAGATGCCCGATAACCCGTTGTAAATGCTGTTCAAGCGTGCTCATTGGCCCGTGGGTCAGCGTTTCCGGCGCTTCCAGAATATTGACGTCACCGGACTCTCCCGGCCCGTCATACTCCAGCCGCTGCTGACAACGCTGCAGCGCAATTTCACAGGACTGCAAATAGCGCTGCGCCAGTTCCGGCGTCAGCATCGTATGCTCGCGCGCCAGCGTGGTCATCGCATTGATATGTTCGACAATAAATTGGCTGTGTGTGACCCACAACTTCATATCTTCCAGATAGCGGGTGTTAAAGCCGGGTTCCTGCATTGCCTGATTGAGCGAGTTAAAAAGTGCATTATGTGCCTGGTTGACGCGCATACGCTGCCAGGCGAGCGGTGTTGGCTGCGGGTCATCGCTGAGGATCAGGCGAATCGCCTGCTGATCTGTTTCCAGCGCGTCGTGGGCATTCTGACGCAGCAAGCCGCTTTGCCATTGCGGCCACAACCAGACCATACCGCCAAAGGCGATCAGGCAGCCAATTAAGGTATCGATTAGCCGCGCGACAATAAATTCTTCGCCATTT
The Kosakonia oryzae genome window above contains:
- a CDS encoding putative adenosine monophosphate-protein transferase Fic, with the translated sequence MSDKFGDGRDPYLYPGLNMMRNLLGIHQAQRLEQAAYELTALRAATLELGPLARGLPHLCAIHHHLYQDVFDWAGKFREVDIYEGDTRFCHFEYIEKEGNALMQQLEEEEWLCGLSSDAFIERLAHYYCEINVLHPFRLGNGIAQRIFFEQLALHAGYILDWRGIVPERWSAANQAGAMGDLDPLCAIFRKVVSEAVESE
- the nirB gene encoding nitrite reductase large subunit NirB yields the protein MSKVKLAIIGNGMVGHRFIEDLLDKTDAAQFDITVFCEEPRKAYDRVHLSSYFSHHTAEELSLVREGFYEKHGVKVLVGERAITINRQEKVIHSSAGRTVYYDKLIMATGSYPWIPPIKGSETQDCFVYRTIEDLNAIEACARRSRRGAVVGGGLLGLEAAGALKNLGVETHVIEFAPMLMAEQLDQMGGEQLKRKIESMGVRVHTSKNTKEIVQEGSEARKTMRFADGSELEVDFIVFSTGIRPRDKLATQCGLEVAQRGGIVINDNCQTSDPNIYAIGECANWNNRVYGLVAPGYKMAQVAVDHILGTQNAFEGADLSAKLKLLGVDVGGIGDAHGRTPGSRSYVYLDESKEVYKRLIVSPDNKTLLGAVLVGDTSDFGNLLQLVLNAIELPENPDALILPAHASSGKPSIGVDKLPDSAQICSCFDVTKGTLIAAINKGCHTVAALKAETKAGTGCGGCIPLVTQVLNAELAKQGIEVTNNLCEHFAYSRQELYHLIRVEGIKSFDELLAKYGKGYGCEVCKPTIGSLLASCWNEYILKPQHTPLQDTNDNFLANIQKDGTYSVIPRSAGGEITPEGLMEVGRIAREFNLYTKITGSQRIGLFGAQKDDLPEIWRQLIDAGFETGHAYAKALRMAKTCVGSTWCRYGVGDSVGFGVELENRYKGIRTPHKMKFGVSGCTRECAEAQGKDVGVIATEKGWNLYVCGNGGMKPRHADLLAADLDRETLLQYLDRFMMFYIRTADKLTRTASWLESMEGGIEYLKSVIIDDKLGFDAQLEEEMTRLREAVICEWTETVNTPAAQTRFKHFINSDRRDPNVQVVPEREQHRPATPYERIPVVLVEENA
- a CDS encoding YhfG family protein, whose protein sequence is MPKKLTDRQKSRLWEQQRNVNFQASRRLEGVDTALVTLTAEEANIRLAELRRHYER
- the pabA gene encoding aminodeoxychorismate synthase component 2 yields the protein MILLIDNYDSFTWNLYQYFCELGARVEVRRNDELALEDIAALAPQKIVISPGPCTPDESGISLEAIRHYAGKLPLLGVCLGHQAIAQVFGAKIVRAAKVMHGKTSPITHNNRGVFTGLNNPLTVTRYHSLVIDPPTLPACFEVTARTESGEIMGIRHRQWDLEGVQFHPESILSEQGHQLLENFLKR
- a CDS encoding cytosine deaminase, with the translated sequence MSATPLWLVQNVHLPDREGLWQIAIEQGCFGEITPMGATHSDSLEVLNARGGLALPPFIEPHIHLDTTQTAGEPNWNQSGTLFEGIERWAERKALLSHEDVKARAWQTLKWQMANGVQHVRTHVDVSDPSLTALKAMLEVKAEVAPWIDLQIVAFPQEGILSYPNGAELLEEALHLGADVVGAIPHFEFTREYGVESLHIAFALAQKYDRPLDIHCDEIDDEQSRFVETVAALALKMGIGPRVTASHTTAMHSYNGAYTSRLFRLLKLSGINFVANPLVNIHLQGRFDDYPKRRGITRVKELLAAEINVCFGHDDVFDPWYPLGTGNMLQVLHMGLHVCQLMGYQQIDQGLRLITHNSARTFGLTQYGIVPGNPANMIILPVESGFDAVRCQAPVRWSIRQGRVIASTQPAQSWVKMDSGGEEVQFSRYHTR
- the ppiA gene encoding peptidylprolyl isomerase A codes for the protein MVKSTLAAVVAVFALSALSPAAIAAKGDPHVLLTTSAGNIELELNNQKAPVSVKNFLDYVNNGFYNNTTFHRVIPGFMVQGGGFNEQMQQKQPNPPIKNEADNGLRNTRGTIAMARTADKDSATSQFFINVADNAFLDHGQRDFGYAVFGKVVKGMDVADKISQVPTHDVGPYQNVPSKPVVILSAKVLP